aaaaaaatattaatttccttTGCTGTCCGCGGCACAAGCCAATACAATGCTATGTACCATatctataatactttataattgttgtaaatgttgttaaatCCATTGTGAAATGTAGATTGTTAAAAATCAGTTGTTTTTAATGTTCGTTGTAAAAAAATCGCTTGTGTTGAGATTTAATATCTGCAGGTTATAATAGCTGCAGCTGTAATAACTGGACGTCTACACATAATCTGCTGATAAACACCTAGGCCTTATgtgtattaaaacaatataagtcTTGAACTCgatagaattattataaatgaaagaaaaaagaaatatagCTTTTTTTTAGACGAATCAAATTCGAAATTATTTTGGATCACTGGAGACTAAAGTAGGTACCCATAagtgtataactctaaaacgTGGTTATAGTTTTCAGTTGTCAGTAGGTATAACTGATTTCAAACAGAaccaaaaagtaaaaatcattaaaaacaaaCCAACACCGATATGTTTTTACACAAAGCAAACAAGAAGTACCTACAATTCgtatacgcgtattatattgacataataatattcatgtagTTCACATAGAGTAATTTTGGACTCAGGTCTCAGAGTTCAGACAATATACATCGTACTGTAACATAAAACACGTAGGTATATTTGTTCACAAGACTGCTCATATGCATCtataatctaaatataaaaCCACTTAAAGACAGTTATTTGTTAGTGAATATTGAATAGGTAGTGAAGTTTCTAGCATGTTTCTTGCTCGCAAACCATAGGTTAGTCTAACCGAACCGAACCTAACCgaaagtaaaaataatcaacTTTGCACTACGTATTTAAAGTGTTTAAACACgcaaaataaattgtgaatataGATCGAAGAAACGCGCCAGTTATTGTATacctgtaatatatatttaatcattataaacaataataatattgtttatggcCTAACGACAATAATTGCAAACGATTCACAAGTATAAAAAGTATGTGATTAAGTAggtaacaaaaatacaatttaaaaagtaatctattttaatttaatgatcaTTTAAGCACTACAGGcgattacctatatacaatatattccttggaattatagaattatactttttttcacCGAccacaattacaaaaaaacaccAATTAAAAATctgtacgtaataatatattttattgatgactataggtaaataatttattataatttatcgcaAAACATGTATGCATAACACATTAAACTGCaaagtaaataattgtattattattatcgtcgttcAAGCGATATATTCACATAGtgttagaatttttatttttttatattgtaaacacattttatttgtattatatatttgtttttttataaacattaactcACACCTATCCCACCCTGCAGAAAGGGAAACTACGAATCtgtgaaaaataatatcaaagacTTGAATGCTGCAAGACGCAAGTGGataaaacactatattataatatataaaaactctgcactatcatattatatgaacgAGACGAGAAGATAGTGTCTCTTAAACCAGATCTCCTCAGTCCAATGTTAGatacacataattttatttaaacgtaGTTGCGAATTAGGCGGGCAGGTGGACCCACTGGGCTGCaactcatattattaaattatttagatttaggTCCTTAGGggacgatatatatataataatttgtacatatttatcgtttttatcTTATAGTTTTATGCATTTTCAAGTACCAAAATGTTGGTTCCACAACTCACCAAAATAGGCAGTCTACCCATAAATATGTGTAAGTATAGGTAAATTCGTTATAGAGGAAGTCAACCAATTTTTAACTGCAtgtactttaatataaatatcgcTATAAGTGGaactttaaacttatattaGACTATGAGTTATTTTTATCAAGCCCCTGGTGGGATTTTATCCTGCGGGCGCGATTGAAGTCAACGCactatttattgttttacgcgcaaaatagaaaatttgtgttcagcagaaccaatctttgttataacttgtaagttgtaagttTAGATTAGgcttttgttaatattttaatttcaagtgcagcgagttataagttataagatgCAGAGTTCGGGACTTTACAACTTTTGCTCATTCGTTTCAAATTGTCTGGCTCGACATAAAATCTAGCAGACTgaattgttaattgtattacGTTTGAAAATAAATCTGTATTAATGGACACTCCAACAATGTGACCGAAGTTAGCTTacattcaaattaaaacaattattgtatttccTGTCACGCgtattattttggaaataatttcaaaaccatgtacataataatatatttccagaCCAATAATAGACGATACAGTCTATCGTATAGATTACTCTAGCCATGTACGCATCTGCGTACCTAATCATTTTCGAATcggacacaatattataatttataattccgTGCAGGAATCGGCAGTTCCGTAAATGGTTTTATGGAAATACTGACCGATTATGACTGCGTAATGGACAAGAACTCCAAAACGATTGGcgcgaaaaaataaataatttggatatttaggtaggtagtaaaatacTGCTCAATGCACTCAATTCCTCGTATAGGAATTACCAATTGCTATTCTTATCTAGCGTTAatcagttatataatttatgaatgtttaatttatgtataatattgtatagtatgaatgaaaatataaaattcaactGTACAATCTCATAACACGCGTGAGCGGTTAAACCTGCGCGCGCTACATAAAATCATCAACagttttaggtaggtatatggcTCAATAGCTGTGTAAGGTCAGTTAAACTTATTTCAAAGTTATTGAAGTTATGGTACaactgttcaaaatattattgttatggcaAGTCAATAACCAATTCAATAATGTATCAATATAGAAACTAtgattaactatattttataattgattgatgagtgatgaaaaataaaaaaaaataataatatcatgtttaaacttttgaaaaaaacgcTTTTACAACGCGATCAAATCGTATGATCTTAACACGTCTATTAAAATATCGGTATATGtacctttaaattattatactggcaatgcctatatacataattaacagaatgttattttaatctatacaactggtaaaattatttataataagtaaaattaatttgtcgCTATTTCTAAAACctaatgataatgataacacaatatattatttagtagagACCTATACCCATCTCATATGTATCATCAGGGCAAACATAATTTTCATTGTAAAAGGTAATCATGTCAGATCCTAAAGTTTAGGGTCTGGTCCTAAAGGCAGATAAACTAGATAAACTTCACAAAATTGTTCTCTATCACCAAATTATTatcttcaaaaattaatttattaagtaggtaccattAACTATTTGTATCAtcccaaaaaaactaaaaattatatagtagaatacagtagttaaaataaaattaaattaaaatttttaaactagtacctacctaattataatatagacgatTTGAAATTGATtctagatttaatttttaaaaaattatatgattattgtatatattattataattgttctatatttctattatcTGTActgcattaatatttataattttatgtagtgttatcgaagtattttttttatgaaatacctAAATgtctaaaatgttaaataaatagtatgataatataatatataggcacaataattattaagaaaaaatatccACTTACCTTTAAGTTTAAAAGGAAACGATTTTAAACATAGTGATTTTTTATTCTAtctgaaaacataatatgtattgaacACTTATTGTATCCTATATAAAGGGACGTAACACTAATATCAGGAAATACTAGTATAATACATTCAGTAGCGCATTTAAGGAGTATCgtatggttttaatattttaatcacctGACATTTCAGGCTCAATATTTTCTTGATAATAAAACAATCTATCATATAATAACCCTATGGCCTATGTATCCTACCCACTAAGATACAATACTGAAatctatgatatatatattatacagtttttgtTACCTAGTAAATATATTAGATGAGAACGCAGCGTATTTTGTGAATCATTGTTTGCtagagataatattttttataatatatatctaatcatatctaataatttatcggggggacggagtggccgatcGGACTAAGgcgccggttcaaaacctcagctgcgggtggcatttttcttcgggcaagtcacggtgtccggagagaagtgccgccatcccccacacgggcatggcagatacctacaacGGGTGCCCattaaaaaatctgccaaactatAAACACACGTGTTATACAGTACCCACTCCCACAGTTAAAAAACCACCCAAAGGCTTAAGTTGCcacgggttaattaataataataaaaaaaatttatcgaataatttgaaaataatatataaattatgttgtaatttGGATGTGGGTATGTATCGGTACACGCTTAACATTTTCCAGTAGCAAGTGTTATCCATAATTGATACTTTTGAGACTTTGAtttttggacattttataaatatcatttcATAAATCCGTGACTTGAAAAAAACTTAAGGAGAAAGGTAAAAACACGATTTTGTTCAATCTGAATTTTGTTATTTCttagaaattctaaaaataaatgcttcttaaattatgaaatttaccCCGAGTAAGTAACTAATTCAGTGTTGTATACCAGTATTATTAGTAcgagtgtatgtgtgtatgtcaATAGAATATACTATggattaatacatattttttattaatgttgagTATTACACCGAACCTCAACTCAGAATCGttgtaataaatacaatgattatTGCTTTCAAGTGCAATACATCCACAATCCACATACATTACAACATATACACCATAACGCTGAACTACTCAATTATGAGGTACACTCGGAGTTTTAAAACCTTCTAAGCAAAAATATTTCCCCGGGATTtttcaacacaatataatatataaattagtatttttaattttattttccagtTGCATAACTTCCTCTATACATATTAGTTAATGCCGTTGTGTTGCCAActtaacttaatatatatattaacttgTCCTGACTGACTGACTGAGAAactgattcatcatcgcctatAGCTGGAACCGTCGGAGCTACGATAGTATGACATTTGGCAAATAGTTTCGTTTTATGACGTAACATACATGTAAAGACCCTCTAAGAACGGATTTTCCAAAATTGTCATTTTAAAGAGTtcctcaaaattatatttacggtggaaatgaaacctttttttgtatataaatggttgccatatTGGTCACTTGGACAGATCAGGTACGTTTAAATGTGtcaaatgtatacctatgtttgtaacttttttttttttcagtttataaccgacgacgccgcgggaattgctttcgcattacttccgcggcgccgtcaaaaatgtttgtaacttatATTATGCTCAAAACTAAATGATTGGTTTTGACGAAAATCCCAGATTGTTTTTAGAGATATCAGAAAAGTTTAGAAAGTAAGTAGTTTAAACTTTATACCAAGTGCTAAATCCAATCCGTGACTTGCAGTTATCCATCTATAGGTCAAATTGATTCACAAAGCTAGGTACACTGACGCCGATTTTTCCGTGAACTGAGGGTACACTTAAACTGAGATAAACCtatatagcatatattatatactattaggATTTTCCGCAAAAAGAAAAATTGCACACGGGCGAAGCCGGGTTATTCagttagtaatttttaaaattgtatattatttatacttccAACTCAAGCTTGTATAGCTTACATaagatacctatatagataatcCATTTATGAAAAGTTATAACTTAGTATCATAAATATACGTTATGGTTTttactcattattaataataaacatatgtatatatatatatattagcagATAGGAGTAAATAAATTGGAATACAAaaggttgtatataatatatattatatataaagccTTTTTACCTTGTTACCTaaggataaaataaataaagtgacAACGTTGTTTatcatttacaaataaattatatatattttttttttatcaacacatATGATACAgacaaattaaaactttaaaatatctaataatgtcTAACAATAACTGGttacatatttacaaaattcTAAACCATATTAGTTCATATATAAATAgcatcaaattatatatatatatatttatgtataagaaaaaaacaataacacatattttttatcttattaaatGGTAATATTGTTTTACTGTAGGATAATCCCACTTTTTTAgaataacattaaacatttcaaaaggTATttcttatattgtaatttgcCAAACTTGCGAATTTCAAGTAAGAAATTATTAAGGAACATTCAAAGAAAAATTTTGCTTGAAGAATCATTTTGTGAATAGCTTCTATACAAGTATTTCAGATAGATATactattctaaaaattaataatacattggtaTATGTCTCATTATTTTATCAACgtcttacaataaaaatattaggaatataatattgatttgtacgactttttattttacttaaaataacatacattgttaataaattattaattgatttacatttaaaaacagtAAATCCAAAAATTGTACTtgagtttttttcaaaactacatattttttaattcaaaaagtaaaaatatcgaCCAGTCTGCTCAAATATATAATCTTATTAGTACTACAACTTAACAACTACCTAGTTAATGTCTGTCTATCTACATTTACTTCATTACAACAATTTGCCAATAATTTAGCAtatcacaattttttcaaaGCTGCAATGCGTACCCAGCTCTGTAATTTGGACTATGAGTTGATCtatattggaaaaataaaaaccataaacaaAAGAAGTCCgagagaaaattaaaattaaataaaaaaattaaaaaacattgaagaataacatttgaaaataatatgtggcaTATATAGTACACACAATCAGATCATATTTTCGTGAGAATTGATTTTTTAGAGAGATCATTCATAAGTATAAGATAAAGAAATAAGTCTATGTGAGATGTGACCTCAAACCGGTATTAGTAAAACAAGCGACCAtgccgtattattatattaataacgtgAATAGGTAAATTATGAACCGAattcttttgttttatttttttgtttttacatattttgaaattactaAATTAGAGAAGaattaaatagtacctatcGCTTACAATATACAGTAAGAAATGTGGCCTATaatagattttgtttttttttttagataggtAGGTTTTATAAATAAGGGTTGTCTTGAAGAATCCGTAGTTCACCTTGAGTGGCcacatctataaaaaaaaataaaaaatagcgaAAAATCCAAAACCCAATGTTAATAACAGACAAGAatggttgtttttattttgttttatttatttaagtaagtgtattttttttttaatttaattgaattatatttgttattgttaaaatatagtaagatattaaattaaattaatatcttaacctCAAAAAGAATTTAATAGGCAATGTGTCGACATGTTTTAAAACGGTAATAAGTATAGAACGTGAAAAACTGCAAGAGGATAATATAGAACAAGAATTGAAATAAGTAAAAGATTGCCTATATTTAGAACGCAgacttatataggtagtaataataaaatcaaccaccgtagtaatatagtaataccATACACGGAGTTTGTATATAACATcatcactgaatgtttgtatttaggtaattataggtactctaaaaatatagttgtatgttgtataatatatgcatatattatgtatttatatatatttaggaaGTATATAAGTATCCAAAATGAACGCAACTCATTTTTGAAGTCAATTCCGTTTCCTGTCAGTTAGTGCCAATTTATTATCAAGACAATTATTGTATGCGCTGATGCCAAATacatcgcatattattattatttttcgtcaagtgtttatttttatacctcaAAGCAAATGTTAATAGAATTTTAGTGaccttattatatataggtaggtgcagtatagttaattaattaatgtataggtTTTGCGGTTGACTCCAAAAATTGCGTTAAAAGttcattttgtattaatataagtataataacattgtatttgtaacaaaatatataacataggtaggtataggtaaaggTAGAAACATTTTCTCGTCATCCGCGGGTTCCCGGTCACGAAGGTGGTCTTTTGGCAACAGCAACCGcggttaacaatataatatatatatacaataacatattatattatattaaacccgCGAATTGGaaattcaaaagaatttttcgattgtgaaaaaaattcattcgAATTCCGGGAGTAAGAGGAGGCGGCTTTCACAACCTCGAATCCGACGCTGGcgacgacaatattatatatgtacacggCAGTTTCAAAACGAAGTAGTATacagtaagtatataatattatatagagtaaTATAAGTGTAGTAGTAGTATAGCAGTGGTATAGTATAGtgatagtttatatatatacaaataatgtgtgtattatcataggtaggtactataataacatatataatacagtaggtggtatattatataatatggtatgcaAGGACTCAATGCGATTTCGACACTGACCTGTGTTGTTGCAGGCTGTCCTGCCGTTTGAACGACTTGTAGCACATCTCGCACCGGTAGTTGACCGTTGGCAGATGGTTGCGTTCGTGTATAAGCAGCGAATAGTGTTTGTTGAACGTCCGGTTGCAGTATTTGCACACAAACTCCATTTTGACCCGCTTGGGCCGGAGTCTGTGGTTTTCCGAGTCGAGCTGTATTACCGCGTACATGGTCGGGCCGCTGCAGCGTTCTCGCCTGGCGCTCCACGAGCTGATTACGATTACTATATATTAACGGACGTCCGTCGACGGCGGTGACTCGGGCCGAGTCTCGGTCGTCTCGTTGGGAACGGGTCGACAAGATAACCCGGGGGGGAAATACACacaactattgtaataatattatgacgtgtagtGATTTTCAGATCGGTGTCCTGCAATATACGCGGCCAACACGTGCAGAGATCTATAATAAAACAGGCGcgtatattacgtataatatatctatttcaGGCGGCTACCACGGCTGACTGTATGGTGGTggtgacgatgacgacgacgacgacaagaCGCtgtgaaaacaaaacaaacgcAAAATGAAAgtcattgtatttgtattatactgtacatcgtactataacataatatattacaatattattattattattattattatttattaccaatgGGTTTTCGGCGGTTACGCGCGCgtcaaaaaaaaccaaacactATACACGCTGCAATAATATGCGAACGACAACAATAGCCGGGTGGCGTTCAAGGATTTTGAGTAGGAGTTTGCGAAATCAGACAGACATGCCGACAATTACGTACGGATATAATGTGTGCATGCACCGCAATGACGCGCCGCCTACCTGGAGCGGACCACGTACTGCAGTGGTGACCGACTTGTTGCGGCACGGGAGTAATTCAAGGCGctccaaaaaaaaagaaaaggagTTTTGACTGCGGAGAGAAGACGAGACTATGATGATATCGATGGTAAataaaactggaaaaaaaaagtaaagaaaaaaatcGTATTCATCTTGTACGCGCATACGTGACGGCCGGTGACGTGATTTCAACACCCGCACTGATgtggtgaaaataatattaatatgaaccTATATAAAACAGAGCTGGGTTGACTGACAAAAAGGTCGATGAAAAAATGAAAGGTGTAagcaacaataataatctatataacGCATGCAGCATACACCAACGGTCGCGGTGTCGTCGCCAGCagcggatattatattataagttaattatcacggatataatataccttaaacAACTATACAGCGGAATAACCTATtggtgtatagtattataaccgTGAGAAATCCGAAAGGCGTCAAGTTA
The Metopolophium dirhodum isolate CAU chromosome 7, ASM1992520v1, whole genome shotgun sequence DNA segment above includes these coding regions:
- the LOC132949094 gene encoding protein drumstick-like, producing the protein MYAVIQLDSENHRLRPKRVKMEFVCKYCNRTFNKHYSLLIHERNHLPTVNYRCEMCYKSFKRQDSLQQHRSTHSPNYRAGYALQL